The DNA window GTGAAGTGGAATCTGCGGATGGTGGCCGCCCAGAGGGATCTGCGGCGACCCACCGAGGTGCTGGCGGCCTTCCAGCAGGTGGGGTTCAATCCTTCTCTGAGCAAGGTCGCCGCATTGTGGGGCGGTACCCCGGTCACGGTGCGCCTGGACGACCTCGACAAGATCTGTACGGCGCTGGACTGCACGGTCGCCGACCTGCTCCAGGCGGAGCCGCTCGCTGACACGCAGGCG is part of the Streptomyces agglomeratus genome and encodes:
- a CDS encoding helix-turn-helix domain-containing protein; this translates as MKWNLRMVAAQRDLRRPTEVLAAFQQVGFNPSLSKVAALWGGTPVTVRLDDLDKICTALDCTVADLLQAEPLADTQAAPASGQQAVGAEVQPMTGPVRPVPRSRRGSGPRSLPPS